One genomic window of Ilyobacter polytropus DSM 2926 includes the following:
- a CDS encoding isoprenyl transferase yields MSGSEKKIPKHIAIIMDGNGRWAKKRGLPRTMGHRAGAKTLKKILTHAGELGVKYLTVYAFSTENWKRPQNEVDTLMKLFKEYLKNEKKTMMKNGVRLMVSGKKEGVNKELIEEIEKTEKLTEGNDKITLNIAFNYGGRSEIVDAVNKILKDGVTEVTEESFSKYMYRDIPDPELLIRTSGEIRISNFLLWQIAYTELYITELTWPDFDESELEKALNTYMKRDRRFGGLKNEK; encoded by the coding sequence GTGTCAGGTTCGGAAAAAAAAATACCAAAACATATAGCTATAATAATGGACGGAAATGGGAGATGGGCTAAAAAAAGAGGTCTTCCAAGAACGATGGGTCACAGAGCAGGAGCTAAGACCCTAAAAAAAATTCTGACTCATGCAGGGGAACTAGGTGTAAAATATCTCACAGTATATGCATTTTCTACAGAAAACTGGAAGAGGCCTCAAAATGAGGTAGATACCCTTATGAAACTCTTTAAGGAATATCTGAAGAACGAAAAAAAAACTATGATGAAAAATGGTGTACGTCTCATGGTTTCAGGTAAAAAAGAGGGAGTAAACAAAGAGCTTATTGAGGAGATAGAAAAGACAGAAAAGCTGACTGAGGGGAATGACAAAATAACCCTAAACATAGCCTTCAATTATGGAGGAAGATCAGAAATAGTAGATGCAGTTAATAAAATACTAAAAGATGGAGTAACTGAAGTGACCGAGGAAAGTTTTTCTAAATATATGTATAGGGATATACCTGATCCTGAACTGCTCATAAGAACTAGTGGAGAGATCAGAATATCAAATTTTCTTTTATGGCAGATAGCATATACAGAACTTTATATTACAGAGCTAACTTGGCCGGATTTTGATGAGTCGGAATTGGAAAAAGCCCTCAATACATATATGAAAAGAGATAGGAGATTTGGAGGATTAAAAAATGAAAAGTAG
- the rpsK gene encoding 30S ribosomal protein S11, which translates to MAKKRVAKIKKKLKNIPNGIAHIHSNFNNTIVTITDTEGKVITWKSGGTSGFKGTKKSTPFAAQIAAEQAANVAIENGMKKVEVKTKGPGSGREACIRSMQAAGLEVTKISDVTPVPHNGCRPPKRRRV; encoded by the coding sequence TTGGCTAAGAAAAGAGTAGCTAAAATCAAGAAAAAATTAAAAAATATTCCTAATGGAATAGCTCATATACACTCAAACTTCAACAATACTATTGTTACCATTACTGACACTGAAGGAAAAGTAATTACTTGGAAATCAGGTGGAACATCAGGATTTAAGGGGACTAAAAAATCAACTCCATTTGCTGCACAAATTGCAGCAGAGCAAGCTGCAAATGTAGCTATTGAAAATGGAATGAAAAAAGTCGAAGTAAAAACGAAAGGTCCTGGTTCAGGAAGAGAAGCTTGTATAAGATCAATGCAGGCTGCGGGATTAGAGGTTACTAAAATTTCTGACGTAACTCCAGTTCCACACAACGGTTGCAGACCACCTAAAAGAAGAAGAGTGTAG
- the pyrH gene encoding UMP kinase has translation MKPVYERVLLKLSGEALMGDQEFGISSEVIGSYARQIKEVVDLGVEVAIVIGGGNIFRGLSGAEQGVDRVTGDHMGMLATVINSLALQNSIEKIGVQTRVQTAIEMPKIAEPFIKRKAQRHMEKGRVVIFGAGTGNPYFTTDTAAALRAIEINADVVIKATKVDGIYDKDPVKHSDAMKYETVTYTEVLNKDLKVMDATAISLCRENSLPIIVFNSLLEGNIRRVITGEDIGTTVIEG, from the coding sequence ATGAAACCTGTATACGAGAGAGTTCTCTTAAAGCTTAGTGGAGAAGCATTGATGGGAGATCAGGAATTTGGAATTTCTTCAGAAGTAATAGGATCTTATGCAAGACAGATAAAAGAAGTCGTAGACCTCGGAGTGGAAGTAGCTATTGTAATTGGCGGAGGAAATATTTTCAGAGGACTTTCAGGTGCAGAACAAGGTGTAGACAGAGTAACGGGAGACCACATGGGAATGCTTGCCACTGTTATAAACTCTTTGGCACTTCAAAACTCCATTGAAAAAATAGGTGTACAAACAAGGGTGCAGACAGCAATAGAGATGCCTAAAATTGCTGAGCCTTTTATAAAAAGAAAAGCCCAAAGACATATGGAAAAGGGAAGAGTTGTAATCTTTGGAGCGGGAACTGGAAACCCTTATTTTACAACAGATACGGCAGCTGCATTAAGAGCCATAGAGATAAATGCTGACGTGGTAATAAAAGCCACAAAAGTAGACGGAATCTATGATAAAGACCCTGTAAAACATAGTGACGCCATGAAATATGAAACTGTTACTTATACAGAGGTTTTAAATAAAGATCTCAAGGTAATGGATGCCACTGCAATATCCCTTTGCAGAGAAAATAGTCTTCCAATTATTGTATTTAATTCCTTATTAGAAGGGAATATAAGAAGAGTTATAACTGGTGAAGATATAGGAACAACAGTAATAGAGGGATAA
- a CDS encoding phosphatidate cytidylyltransferase, protein MKSRLIVAILGIPILIYILLSGGLLLLLFANVIIGIALYEFFNMMEKSGKRPLKKLGMGLGLLIPNFTYLHMKGHPFGELLPLIISVGVMLLIISRVFENSSEEASRDIGGTLLGVMYISFLFSHIIAMSFLPQGNLWILTAQLMVWVCDSSAYFVGLSTGRKFFKRGLSEISPKKSIEGTIGGIFFTVLTLVIIRYFLYLKDSTLPFAGVVAIGVFVSVTAQIGDLGESLFKRDFKIKDSGNLLGGHGGILDRFDSMIFVVPTMFYLLKILFV, encoded by the coding sequence ATGAAAAGTAGACTAATTGTAGCTATACTTGGAATACCGATTTTGATCTACATACTATTGAGTGGAGGGCTGCTTCTTCTACTTTTTGCAAATGTTATAATAGGAATTGCCCTTTATGAATTTTTTAATATGATGGAAAAATCAGGGAAAAGACCTTTAAAAAAATTAGGTATGGGTCTAGGACTTTTGATCCCTAATTTCACTTATCTACATATGAAGGGACATCCTTTTGGAGAGCTTTTACCACTTATAATATCAGTGGGAGTAATGCTTCTTATAATAAGCAGAGTATTTGAAAATTCCTCTGAAGAAGCAAGCAGAGATATAGGGGGGACGCTTCTAGGAGTTATGTATATATCCTTTCTTTTTTCTCATATAATTGCCATGAGCTTTTTGCCACAGGGAAACTTATGGATACTGACTGCCCAGCTTATGGTATGGGTCTGTGACTCTTCGGCTTATTTTGTAGGACTTTCCACAGGAAGAAAGTTCTTTAAGAGAGGCCTCAGTGAAATAAGTCCGAAAAAATCTATAGAGGGTACGATCGGAGGAATATTTTTTACAGTTTTAACTCTTGTAATAATAAGATATTTTTTGTATCTCAAAGACAGTACACTTCCTTTTGCAGGGGTTGTGGCAATAGGCGTTTTTGTAAGTGTGACAGCACAAATAGGTGATCTCGGAGAGTCACTTTTTAAACGTGACTTCAAGATAAAAGATTCAGGGAATCTTTTGGGAGGACACGGAGGAATATTGGATAGATTTGACAGTATGATATTTGTTGTGCCTACGATGTTTTATCTACTTAAAATATTATTTGTTTAA
- the hydE gene encoding [FeFe] hydrogenase H-cluster radical SAM maturase HydE, translating into MKTAEILNKEKLTREDLLYLMNTEDPKDLNLIYEKAYEIKEKEVGKKVFYRGLIEFSNNCIKDCNYCGIRRSSGNVERFFMDKKDILESARWIYENNYGSLVLQSGERQDEEFILFVEDVIKEIKELSGGKLGITLSLGEQNRETYKRWFDAGAHRYLLRVETSNKELYKKMHPQDGKHNFENRIICLKELRNIGFQVGTGVMIGLPGQSTEDLVEDLLFYEKLDVDMIGMGPYIISDETPMGEEYRDKVMSKEKRVSLGLKMIALSRIYLKDINIAATTALQGLDPLGREKGLKAGANVLMPITTKDEYRAKYQLYNDKPCIDDTADQCKGCLAGRVKSVGDEIAYGEWGDSPHFFKRKNR; encoded by the coding sequence ATGAAGACAGCTGAGATTTTAAATAAAGAAAAGCTCACTAGAGAAGACCTTTTGTATCTAATGAATACAGAAGATCCTAAGGACCTCAATCTTATATATGAAAAGGCTTATGAAATTAAAGAAAAAGAGGTCGGGAAAAAGGTTTTTTATAGAGGGCTTATAGAGTTTAGTAATAACTGTATAAAAGACTGTAATTACTGTGGTATAAGAAGAAGCAGCGGCAATGTAGAGCGTTTTTTTATGGATAAAAAAGATATACTTGAAAGTGCTAGGTGGATATATGAAAATAACTATGGTTCGTTAGTCCTTCAGTCTGGAGAAAGACAAGATGAAGAGTTCATATTATTTGTAGAAGATGTAATAAAAGAGATAAAAGAACTTTCAGGTGGAAAACTGGGGATAACCCTTTCCTTGGGAGAGCAAAACAGAGAAACCTATAAAAGATGGTTTGATGCCGGGGCACATAGATATTTATTGAGAGTTGAAACAAGCAATAAAGAACTGTATAAAAAAATGCACCCTCAAGATGGTAAACACAATTTTGAAAATAGAATTATATGTCTAAAAGAATTACGTAATATAGGTTTTCAGGTTGGTACAGGGGTAATGATAGGTCTTCCTGGTCAAAGCACTGAAGATCTAGTGGAAGATTTGCTCTTTTATGAAAAATTGGACGTAGATATGATAGGGATGGGACCTTATATAATTTCTGACGAAACTCCAATGGGAGAAGAATATAGAGATAAGGTTATGTCCAAAGAAAAACGTGTCTCTCTGGGACTAAAAATGATAGCTCTTTCTAGAATATATTTAAAAGATATCAATATAGCTGCCACAACGGCACTCCAAGGTTTAGATCCCCTAGGCAGAGAAAAAGGCTTAAAGGCCGGGGCAAATGTTCTGATGCCAATAACCACAAAGGACGAGTACAGGGCAAAATACCAACTATATAATGATAAGCCGTGTATTGATGACACAGCAGATCAGTGTAAAGGGTGTCTTGCTGGAAGGGTAAAGTCTGTAGGAGATGAAATAGCTTACGGAGAGTGGGGAGATTCACCTCATTTTTTCAAAAGAAAAAACAGATAG
- the rpsD gene encoding 30S ribosomal protein S4, producing the protein MARNRQPVLKKCRALGIDPVVLGVNKSSKRGPRPNANRKPTEYAIQLREKQKAKFIYSVMEKQFRKLYAEANRRDGVTGLNLIQYLERRLDNVVYRLGIAKTRRQARQVVSHGHIAVNGRKVNIASYRVKVGDVISVIENSKNVEIIKSAVEASNAPSWLEVDKASFTGKVLQNPTKDDLDFELNEALIVEFYSR; encoded by the coding sequence ATGGCAAGAAATAGACAGCCCGTTTTAAAGAAATGTAGAGCTCTTGGTATAGATCCAGTTGTTTTAGGAGTAAACAAATCTTCTAAGAGAGGACCTAGACCAAATGCAAATAGAAAACCAACTGAGTATGCTATTCAGTTGAGAGAAAAACAGAAAGCAAAATTCATATATAGTGTAATGGAAAAGCAGTTCAGAAAACTATATGCTGAAGCAAATAGAAGAGATGGGGTTACAGGTCTTAACCTGATACAGTACCTTGAAAGAAGACTTGACAATGTAGTTTATAGACTTGGTATCGCTAAGACTAGAAGACAAGCTAGACAAGTAGTTTCTCACGGACATATCGCTGTAAATGGAAGAAAAGTAAACATCGCATCTTACAGAGTAAAAGTTGGAGACGTTATATCTGTAATTGAAAACTCTAAAAATGTTGAAATAATCAAGAGTGCTGTAGAAGCCTCAAATGCTCCATCTTGGTTGGAAGTAGATAAAGCTAGTTTTACAGGGAAAGTATTACAAAACCCTACAAAGGACGACTTAGATTTTGAATTAAACGAAGCTTTGATCGTTGAGTTCTACTCTAGATAA
- a CDS encoding DNA-directed RNA polymerase subunit alpha, translated as MLKIEKHSRSINISEVKENDFKAQYIVEPLYRGYGHTIGNALRRVLLSSIPGAAIKGLRIDGVLNEFSIIEGVKEAVTDIILNVKEVIVKTETSGEKRMNLSVQGPKIVTAADINPDSELEIINPDQVICTVTTEKEINMEFLVDTGEGFVVAEDIERKDWSVDYITVDAIYTPIKRVSYSVEDTMVGRMTDFDKLTLNVETDGSIVIRDAISYAVELLRLHFDPFLDIGNGMENLRGDLEEEEVEEVDSSKDEDVLNLKIEELDLTVRSFNCLKKAGIEEVGQLAILSLNELLKIKNLGRKSLDEILDKMKELGFDLSQNGSSE; from the coding sequence ATGTTAAAAATTGAAAAACACTCAAGAAGTATTAATATTTCCGAAGTTAAAGAAAATGACTTTAAGGCTCAATATATTGTTGAGCCACTATATAGAGGTTATGGACACACAATTGGAAATGCCCTGAGAAGAGTTTTATTATCTTCGATTCCAGGAGCGGCTATAAAAGGCCTAAGAATAGACGGAGTATTAAATGAATTCTCTATCATAGAGGGAGTAAAAGAAGCAGTTACCGATATAATACTTAATGTAAAAGAGGTAATTGTAAAAACTGAAACTTCTGGTGAAAAGAGAATGAATCTTTCTGTTCAAGGACCAAAAATAGTTACAGCAGCAGATATCAATCCTGATTCTGAGTTGGAAATCATAAATCCAGACCAGGTTATCTGTACTGTAACTACAGAAAAAGAGATAAACATGGAATTTCTTGTGGATACAGGTGAAGGTTTTGTTGTTGCAGAAGATATCGAGAGAAAAGATTGGTCTGTAGATTATATAACTGTAGATGCAATATATACTCCGATAAAAAGAGTTTCTTACAGCGTAGAAGATACTATGGTTGGAAGAATGACTGATTTCGACAAACTTACTCTAAATGTTGAAACTGATGGAAGTATTGTTATAAGAGATGCTATCTCTTATGCAGTAGAACTTCTGAGATTACACTTTGATCCATTCTTAGATATAGGAAACGGAATGGAGAATTTAAGAGGAGATCTAGAGGAAGAAGAAGTAGAAGAAGTAGATTCTTCTAAAGATGAAGATGTTCTTAACTTAAAGATAGAAGAGCTTGACTTGACAGTAAGATCATTTAACTGTCTAAAGAAAGCTGGTATCGAGGAAGTAGGGCAACTAGCTATACTATCTCTTAATGAACTTCTAAAAATTAAGAACCTTGGAAGAAAATCTCTAGATGAGATTCTCGATAAAATGAAGGAATTAGGCTTCGATTTATCGCAGAATGGATCTTCTGAATAA
- the rplQ gene encoding 50S ribosomal protein L17, with protein MNHNKSYRKLGRRADHRKAMLMNLTISLLREERLETTVTRAKELRKFAERMVTLGKKGDLSARRRAFAFLRDDAVVAKLFAELGPKYAERNGGYTRIIRTSVRRGDSAEMAIIELV; from the coding sequence ATGAACCATAATAAGTCATATAGAAAGTTAGGTAGAAGAGCAGACCATAGAAAAGCTATGCTTATGAACTTAACTATATCTTTATTAAGAGAAGAAAGATTAGAAACTACAGTTACTAGAGCTAAAGAATTAAGAAAGTTTGCTGAGAGAATGGTAACTCTTGGTAAAAAAGGAGATCTTTCTGCTAGAAGAAGAGCTTTTGCTTTCTTAAGAGATGATGCTGTTGTAGCAAAATTATTTGCTGAACTTGGACCAAAATATGCTGAAAGAAACGGTGGATATACTAGAATCATAAGAACTAGTGTAAGAAGAGGCGATTCAGCAGAGATGGCAATTATTGAATTAGTATAA
- the rpsB gene encoding 30S ribosomal protein S2, which yields MAVVTMKQLLEAGVHFGHQAKRWNPKMAKYIFTERNGIHVIDLHKSLKKIEEAYSILRGIAADGGSVLFVGTKKQAQDSIREQAERAGMYYINNRWLGGMLTNFETIKARIERLKMLETMDKDGTLDDSYTKKEAAQLRKELAKLSKNLSGIKNMKKLPAAIFVVDVKKEALAITEAVKLGIPVIAMVDSNVDPEPITYPIPANDDAIRSVKLMSTIVANAVIEGNQGAEAERAKAAEKTVIEEGSAE from the coding sequence ATGGCAGTAGTAACTATGAAGCAACTACTTGAGGCTGGAGTACACTTCGGTCACCAAGCAAAAAGATGGAACCCTAAGATGGCTAAGTACATCTTTACAGAGAGAAATGGAATCCACGTAATCGATCTACACAAATCACTTAAAAAAATCGAAGAGGCTTATTCAATATTAAGAGGAATAGCTGCTGACGGTGGATCGGTACTTTTCGTAGGAACAAAAAAGCAAGCTCAAGATTCTATCAGAGAGCAAGCTGAAAGAGCTGGAATGTACTATATCAATAATAGATGGCTAGGTGGAATGCTAACTAACTTTGAAACTATCAAAGCTAGAATAGAGAGACTTAAAATGCTTGAAACTATGGATAAAGACGGAACTTTAGACGATTCTTATACTAAAAAAGAAGCTGCTCAATTAAGAAAAGAGCTTGCTAAACTTTCTAAAAACCTTTCTGGAATCAAGAACATGAAAAAACTTCCAGCAGCTATATTTGTAGTTGATGTAAAGAAAGAAGCTCTTGCAATCACAGAAGCGGTTAAGCTAGGAATACCTGTAATCGCTATGGTTGACTCAAATGTAGACCCTGAGCCAATTACATATCCTATCCCAGCAAATGATGATGCAATCAGATCTGTAAAACTTATGTCTACAATCGTTGCAAACGCAGTTATCGAAGGGAATCAAGGAGCTGAAGCTGAAAGAGCAAAAGCTGCAGAGAAAACTGTAATAGAAGAAGGATCAGCTGAGTAA
- a CDS encoding dTMP kinase: MGKLIVIEGTDSSGKQTQTEILYEKLKSQGIKVKKISFPNYDSPASAPVKMYLAGEFGKKANEVNPYPVSTMYAVDRYASFKKDWEDFYLEAGVVITDRYTTSNMVHQASKFTDPHEKVKYLDWLEDLEYDKMEIPKPDLVFFLNMPVDVAQKLMSDRKNKITGDDAKDIHEKDVEYLKMSHQNACDIAKTYKWKEIMCVEKGRLKKIDEISEEIFEAVKEIL; encoded by the coding sequence ATGGGAAAACTGATAGTAATAGAGGGGACTGACTCTAGCGGGAAACAGACTCAAACTGAGATTTTATATGAAAAATTAAAATCGCAAGGGATAAAGGTAAAAAAGATATCATTTCCAAATTATGACAGCCCTGCTTCAGCACCAGTAAAGATGTATCTGGCAGGGGAGTTTGGAAAAAAGGCCAATGAGGTAAATCCTTATCCTGTATCTACAATGTATGCAGTGGACAGATATGCTTCTTTTAAAAAAGACTGGGAAGATTTTTATTTGGAGGCTGGAGTGGTGATAACAGACAGATATACTACATCAAATATGGTTCATCAGGCTTCTAAATTTACAGATCCACATGAAAAAGTAAAATATCTAGATTGGCTTGAAGATCTTGAATATGATAAGATGGAAATACCGAAGCCAGACCTTGTATTTTTCTTAAATATGCCAGTGGATGTGGCTCAGAAACTAATGTCTGATAGAAAAAATAAGATAACAGGTGATGATGCTAAGGATATACATGAAAAAGATGTGGAATATCTCAAGATGTCCCATCAAAATGCATGTGATATAGCAAAGACATACAAATGGAAAGAGATAATGTGTGTTGAAAAAGGCAGACTAAAAAAAATAGATGAAATTTCAGAGGAGATTTTTGAAGCTGTAAAAGAGATACTATAA
- the frr gene encoding ribosome recycling factor, which translates to MSAQEIMNDCREKMDKAIESTKHKFASIRAGRANVSMLDGIKVEQYGSEMPLNQVANVSAPEARLLVIDPWDKSIIQKIEKTIMLSNLGLTPNNDGKVIRLQIPELTAERRKEYVKLAKTEAENGKIAIRNIRKDANNHLRRLEKDGDITQDELKSFEDDTQKITDNHIKLVDELLKKKEKEITTV; encoded by the coding sequence ATGTCTGCACAAGAAATCATGAATGACTGTAGAGAAAAAATGGATAAGGCTATTGAATCTACAAAACACAAGTTTGCTTCAATCAGAGCAGGAAGAGCAAACGTATCAATGTTAGACGGAATAAAAGTAGAGCAGTATGGATCTGAGATGCCTTTAAATCAGGTGGCCAATGTATCAGCTCCAGAAGCCAGACTTTTAGTAATCGATCCTTGGGATAAATCCATAATCCAAAAGATAGAGAAAACAATTATGCTATCAAATCTAGGGCTTACTCCTAATAACGATGGTAAAGTAATAAGACTTCAAATACCTGAATTAACAGCTGAAAGAAGAAAAGAGTATGTTAAATTGGCAAAAACAGAAGCTGAAAATGGTAAGATTGCCATAAGAAATATAAGGAAAGATGCCAACAACCACCTCAGAAGATTAGAAAAGGATGGAGACATAACTCAGGATGAGTTAAAATCATTTGAAGATGATACTCAGAAAATAACTGATAATCACATCAAACTAGTAGACGAGTTACTTAAAAAGAAAGAAAAAGAGATAACTACTGTATAA
- the pncA gene encoding bifunctional nicotinamidase/pyrazinamidase, producing MNKALLIVDVQNDFCEGGSLEVKNSLDIIPVINKLIDKFKQLSYPVIATKDWHPSNHKSFASVSGGRIGELGELNGIPQIWWPDHCIQGTKGAELHPDLNTVDTVIHKGSDPEVDSYSGFFSASGKPTLLEEVLKKQKVDTLYIVGLATDYCVKFTVLDALSLGYKVIVIKDGCQGVNINPEDSKLAFFKMKEKGAEIISSTKLEI from the coding sequence ATGAATAAAGCACTTTTGATTGTTGACGTTCAAAATGATTTTTGTGAAGGAGGAAGTTTAGAGGTAAAGAACTCCTTAGATATTATTCCTGTTATAAATAAATTGATTGATAAATTTAAACAGCTGTCGTATCCGGTTATAGCCACAAAAGACTGGCACCCTTCTAACCACAAGAGCTTCGCTTCAGTTTCCGGAGGTAGAATCGGCGAATTGGGAGAACTAAATGGAATACCTCAGATATGGTGGCCTGATCACTGTATTCAGGGAACTAAAGGTGCAGAACTTCATCCTGATTTAAACACTGTTGATACAGTTATACATAAGGGATCCGATCCTGAAGTTGATTCTTACAGCGGGTTTTTCAGTGCTTCAGGTAAACCAACTCTTTTAGAAGAAGTTTTGAAAAAACAAAAAGTTGATACACTCTATATAGTGGGATTAGCTACTGATTATTGCGTTAAATTTACGGTTTTAGATGCCTTGTCTCTGGGATACAAAGTGATCGTCATAAAAGATGGCTGCCAAGGAGTAAATATAAATCCTGAAGATTCAAAGCTTGCTTTTTTTAAAATGAAGGAAAAAGGAGCAGAAATTATTTCCAGCACGAAACTCGAAATTTAA
- a CDS encoding 1-deoxy-D-xylulose-5-phosphate reductoisomerase, translating into MKMITILGSTGSIGRNALEVIRNSKGKFKVLAMSAHRNHELLLEQIEEFSPKYVSVGTEKGFEAIRERYPDLLTYRGEEGLKILGGLEEADTVLTAVSGAVGIEATIEAIKKEKRIALANKETMVAAGDLINKLLEEYRKAEIIPVDSEHSAIFQSMLGGRKEELKKVIITASGGTFRGKSIEDLKNVTVEEALKHPNWSMGKKITIDSSTLVNKGLEVIEAHQLFKVPYESIEVLVHPQSIIHSMVEFRDTTVMAQLGAPDMKVPIQYAFTYPEREANSCFGSLDLEKMAQLTFEKPDHEVFKGIEYAFEAGKIGKSMPTVFNAANEVAVELFLEGKIKFLEIYNILRKAMDRHIPVETLNFDTIKKVDVETRNWVMANFA; encoded by the coding sequence ATGAAAATGATAACAATTCTTGGATCTACAGGCAGTATAGGAAGAAATGCCCTTGAAGTAATAAGAAACAGCAAAGGAAAATTTAAGGTACTGGCAATGAGTGCCCACAGGAACCACGAGCTTTTATTAGAACAGATAGAGGAGTTTTCCCCTAAGTATGTGTCTGTAGGAACTGAAAAAGGCTTTGAGGCCATAAGAGAAAGATATCCTGACCTGTTGACTTATAGAGGGGAAGAGGGATTAAAAATCTTAGGAGGACTAGAGGAAGCAGACACAGTCTTGACTGCAGTAAGTGGCGCAGTAGGTATAGAGGCTACAATAGAAGCTATAAAAAAAGAAAAAAGAATAGCTCTTGCCAACAAAGAAACAATGGTAGCAGCAGGAGACCTCATAAACAAACTATTAGAAGAGTATAGAAAAGCAGAGATAATACCTGTAGACAGTGAACATTCGGCTATATTTCAGTCTATGCTCGGTGGGAGAAAAGAAGAGCTAAAAAAAGTGATAATAACAGCCAGCGGAGGAACCTTCAGAGGTAAAAGCATAGAGGATCTAAAAAATGTCACTGTGGAAGAGGCTCTTAAACATCCCAACTGGTCTATGGGAAAAAAGATAACAATAGATTCATCTACCCTTGTAAATAAAGGACTAGAAGTTATAGAGGCACATCAGCTTTTTAAGGTACCTTATGAGAGTATAGAGGTACTGGTGCATCCTCAGAGTATAATTCACTCTATGGTTGAATTTCGTGACACAACGGTTATGGCACAACTTGGAGCACCTGATATGAAGGTTCCGATACAATATGCTTTTACCTATCCAGAGAGAGAAGCAAACTCTTGTTTTGGCAGTTTGGATTTGGAAAAAATGGCACAGCTTACTTTTGAAAAACCAGATCACGAAGTATTTAAGGGGATTGAATATGCCTTTGAGGCAGGAAAAATAGGAAAATCTATGCCTACGGTTTTTAATGCTGCCAATGAAGTTGCAGTAGAGCTTTTTTTAGAAGGAAAAATTAAATTTTTAGAAATATATAATATACTGAGAAAAGCAATGGACAGGCATATTCCTGTTGAAACACTTAATTTTGATACTATAAAAAAAGTAGATGTAGAAACCAGAAACTGGGTGATGGCTAATTTTGCATAA
- the tsf gene encoding translation elongation factor Ts — MAAITAKMVKELREKTGAGMMDCKKALIEKDGNMEASIDYLREKGMAKAAKKSGRTAAEGLVFDGVSDDNKTAVLIEFNSETDFVAKNESFINFGNKLVEISLNSDVNTVEELKAVEIDGKTVETLITELIAKIGENMNLRRIEKVTTDGFVATYSHLGGKLAVIVEMSGEATDTNKDKANGIAMHVAALDPKYLTSSEVTTTDLEKEKEIARKQLEAEGKPAQIIEKILIGKMNKFYEENCLVKQIYVRAENKETVEKFAGDISVLSFKRMKVGEGIEKEESDFAAEVAAQING, encoded by the coding sequence ATGGCAGCTATCACAGCTAAGATGGTAAAAGAGCTAAGAGAAAAAACTGGTGCTGGAATGATGGATTGTAAGAAAGCACTTATAGAAAAAGATGGAAACATGGAAGCGTCTATCGACTACCTAAGAGAAAAAGGTATGGCTAAAGCAGCTAAAAAATCTGGAAGAACAGCAGCAGAAGGACTTGTTTTTGACGGTGTTTCAGATGATAACAAAACTGCTGTATTGATAGAATTCAATTCTGAGACTGACTTCGTTGCGAAAAACGAATCTTTCATAAACTTTGGAAATAAACTTGTTGAGATCTCTCTTAACAGTGATGTAAATACTGTGGAAGAGCTTAAGGCTGTAGAAATAGATGGAAAAACTGTAGAAACTTTAATAACTGAATTAATCGCTAAAATCGGTGAAAACATGAACCTTAGAAGAATCGAAAAGGTTACTACTGATGGATTTGTTGCTACATACAGCCACTTAGGTGGAAAATTAGCAGTAATCGTAGAGATGTCAGGAGAGGCTACAGATACAAACAAAGATAAGGCTAACGGAATCGCTATGCACGTAGCTGCACTTGATCCAAAGTACTTAACTTCATCTGAAGTAACTACAACTGACCTTGAAAAAGAAAAAGAGATTGCTAGAAAGCAACTTGAAGCTGAAGGAAAACCAGCTCAAATTATAGAAAAAATCCTTATAGGTAAAATGAATAAATTCTACGAGGAAAACTGTCTAGTTAAACAAATATATGTAAGAGCAGAAAATAAAGAAACTGTTGAGAAATTTGCAGGAGATATCTCTGTACTTTCATTTAAGAGAATGAAAGTTGGAGAGGGAATCGAGAAAGAAGAATCTGATTTCGCAGCAGAAGTTGCAGCTCAAATTAACGGATAA